A single Oleidesulfovibrio alaskensis DSM 16109 DNA region contains:
- a CDS encoding DUF4254 domain-containing protein translates to MSTISFEIIKSGLERAFDAQADATARWHDSEPDTATQAGKQVTENEPALAALHRLVLAQHLMNFKLWHVEDIARRKDVGPEVIADCKYRIDGYNQQRNDYMEKVDICMISLMEPLLPPAHEQVRINTESLGMAVDRLSILSLKMFHMLEQAAREDAPEQHRENCRAKLAVLAEQRHDLSRAVMELLDDYARGVKRPKTYYQFKMYNDPDLNPELYGNRKGKA, encoded by the coding sequence ATGAGCACTATTTCTTTTGAAATCATAAAGAGCGGGCTGGAGCGCGCCTTTGACGCGCAGGCGGATGCCACCGCCCGCTGGCATGACAGCGAACCCGACACTGCAACGCAGGCCGGCAAACAGGTTACAGAAAATGAACCGGCACTGGCCGCGCTGCACAGGCTGGTGCTGGCTCAGCATCTGATGAATTTCAAGCTGTGGCATGTGGAAGACATCGCCAGGCGGAAGGATGTGGGGCCGGAAGTCATCGCGGACTGCAAATACCGCATCGACGGATACAACCAGCAGCGCAACGACTACATGGAAAAAGTGGATATCTGCATGATATCGCTTATGGAGCCGCTGCTGCCTCCGGCGCATGAGCAGGTACGCATCAATACAGAATCGCTGGGCATGGCGGTGGACAGGCTGTCCATCCTCAGCCTCAAGATGTTTCATATGCTGGAACAGGCCGCCCGCGAAGACGCGCCGGAGCAGCACAGAGAAAACTGCCGCGCCAAGCTGGCCGTGCTGGCCGAACAGCGGCACGATCTGAGTCGTGCCGTCATGGAGCTGCTGGACGATTATGCCCGCGGCGTGAAGCGTCCTAAAACGTACTACCAGTTCAAGATGTACAACGACCCAGATCTGAATCCGGAACTGTACGGCAACAGAAAAGGAAAGGCATAG
- the lpxK gene encoding tetraacyldisaccharide 4'-kinase translates to MSSLPLQKSLYPLLRPLGAAYRVLMRARRRRYENGAACGTDVPCVSVGNIGWGGSGKTPVVQWLLQWAAVHGLHAVVLTRGYKASPPGLPYVVTPQSSAAHAGDEPLMLARSCPQATVVVDPVRSRSARWAQERLAPDFFVLDDGFQHVQVARDTDLVLLKKDDLHAEWGRVLPAGSWREGPEALSRAAAFCIKCGSGEFSGLVPDFENRLGSFGVPVFGFSLRPGALIPVCGAHEGAQLPAGAPYVLFSGVGDPAQVAVTVSSFLGYDPVRHHVFADHHGYTQADMDRMAGYGLPLVCTPKDAVKLTAPCGVPVWTLSLETNFHSVWNAQPPAGQAGEGFAQWWQCRWQRLAGLR, encoded by the coding sequence ATGTCTTCTCTGCCGTTGCAGAAATCTCTTTACCCCCTGCTGCGTCCGCTGGGCGCGGCATATCGTGTATTGATGCGGGCGCGCAGACGCCGGTACGAAAACGGCGCCGCCTGCGGCACTGATGTTCCGTGTGTTTCCGTGGGCAACATCGGCTGGGGCGGCAGCGGCAAGACGCCGGTGGTGCAGTGGTTGCTGCAGTGGGCTGCCGTACACGGCCTGCACGCCGTGGTGCTGACGCGCGGTTACAAGGCTTCGCCGCCCGGACTGCCTTATGTGGTGACGCCGCAAAGCTCTGCGGCACATGCGGGGGACGAACCGCTGATGCTGGCGCGCAGCTGTCCGCAGGCCACTGTGGTAGTGGACCCTGTGCGCAGCCGGTCCGCCCGTTGGGCGCAGGAGCGGCTGGCTCCCGATTTTTTTGTGCTGGATGACGGATTCCAGCATGTGCAGGTAGCCCGCGATACTGATCTGGTTCTGCTGAAAAAAGATGATCTGCACGCGGAATGGGGGCGTGTATTGCCTGCCGGTTCATGGCGCGAAGGGCCGGAAGCCCTCTCACGCGCAGCGGCGTTCTGCATAAAGTGCGGCAGCGGTGAGTTTTCCGGTCTTGTTCCGGATTTTGAGAACCGGCTGGGCAGCTTCGGAGTGCCGGTGTTCGGTTTTTCACTGCGGCCCGGCGCCCTGATACCTGTCTGCGGTGCGCATGAAGGTGCGCAGCTGCCTGCGGGGGCGCCGTATGTGCTTTTCAGCGGTGTGGGCGACCCTGCTCAGGTTGCAGTTACCGTCAGCAGTTTTTTAGGGTATGATCCCGTCAGGCATCATGTGTTTGCCGACCATCACGGGTATACACAGGCGGACATGGATCGCATGGCCGGTTACGGGCTGCCGCTGGTGTGTACTCCCAAAGATGCGGTAAAACTGACGGCACCGTGCGGGGTTCCGGTGTGGACCCTGTCGCTGGAGACAAATTTTCATTCCGTATGGAACGCGCAACCTCCGGCAGGGCAGGCCGGTGAAGGTTTTGCGCAATGGTGGCAGTGCCGCTGGCAACGGCTGGCAGGCCTGCGCTGA
- the rpsI gene encoding 30S ribosomal protein S9 codes for MTQEFNYGTGRRKTATARTRLYSGTGKIVVNGRPYDEYFPRKSLQMIIRQPLALTKNVESFDIHVNVQGGGVRGQAEAVRHGISRALLEVDVEMRSSLKRAGFLTRDARKKERKKYGQRAARARFQYSKR; via the coding sequence ATGACTCAGGAATTCAATTACGGCACCGGGCGGCGCAAAACCGCCACTGCCAGGACCCGCCTCTACAGCGGAACCGGTAAGATCGTTGTCAATGGCCGTCCCTATGACGAATACTTCCCCCGCAAAAGCCTTCAGATGATCATCCGTCAGCCTCTGGCGCTGACCAAGAACGTCGAAAGCTTTGACATTCATGTCAATGTGCAGGGCGGTGGTGTTCGCGGACAGGCCGAAGCCGTTCGCCACGGTATTTCCCGTGCCCTGCTTGAAGTGGACGTTGAAATGCGTTCCTCGCTCAAGCGCGCAGGCTTCCTTACCCGTGACGCACGTAAGAAGGAACGTAAAAAGTACGGTCAGCGCGCAGCTCGTGCCCGCTTCCAGTACTCGAAGCGTTAA
- a CDS encoding DUF3536 domain-containing protein: MDKYLCIHGHFYQPPREDPWLGTVLPEGSAAPACNWNERILRESYAPMGWARRLDGSGRIADILNCYEWISFNAGPTLMRWLERDDPHTYARMLEADRLSMSRWGHGNALAQVYHHIIMPLAGKEQRRLEIQWALDDFAHRFGRQAEGMWLAESAADTATLEELAAHGVRFTVLAPRQARRICTPDGSWNAVDEHSLDVRRPYRIDLPSGASITVFFYHGAISRAVAFEKLLRDGESFWHRIAAAAGEGLLTLCTDGETYGHHSTFGEMALAHVLAQAYSGRDGIRPTNMAAFLARHPAEWRAELHEPSSWSCVHGVERWRSDCGCTDGGHPGWNQAWRKPLRDALDIASHAVDAHFESKAPALFTNPQQALSGFGLVLCGAEQRQDFAARHIMLSADDAAAGSAWKLLTMKEQMLAAYASCAWFFDELSRIEPVNALTYALRALEIRRQTGGGDIPEEFLRQLEKALSNKPEEGTGRTIFENRVLPRCETQASLVLQALLTTAYQGRLQAGVPACASWPAVDVEITVVPAGTDGQPAENSRNAPAASGTARIRWHPAAWDQPFSWELCNTCGRTLRRGGNILLSPPDGLQVTVTGTQGGDSSCGFDQLPWNKKQALAMTYILHSVAQRRADALARTPDALALFLPWEEAQQDQPDAHLWEEFAPEMLLALATGTGPQDARAQAAAAWLYKVELPAGARRRLEATAQQTALKLLESPVQWTALEKLVRTLSEHVAGLDWWPVQNRVWAMRPWNAQAGAAARALGFRPDEPQ, encoded by the coding sequence ATGGACAAATACCTGTGCATTCACGGCCATTTTTACCAGCCCCCCCGCGAAGACCCGTGGCTGGGCACCGTGCTGCCCGAAGGCAGCGCCGCACCGGCCTGCAACTGGAACGAGCGCATACTGCGTGAAAGCTATGCCCCCATGGGCTGGGCACGCAGGCTGGACGGCTCCGGACGCATTGCAGACATATTGAACTGCTATGAATGGATCAGCTTCAATGCCGGCCCGACCCTGATGCGCTGGCTGGAACGAGATGATCCGCACACCTATGCCCGCATGCTGGAAGCCGACAGGCTGAGCATGTCGCGCTGGGGCCACGGCAACGCACTGGCGCAGGTCTATCACCACATCATTATGCCGCTGGCCGGCAAGGAACAACGCAGGCTGGAAATACAATGGGCACTTGACGACTTCGCCCATCGTTTCGGCAGACAGGCCGAAGGCATGTGGCTGGCAGAAAGCGCCGCAGACACCGCTACACTGGAAGAACTGGCTGCACACGGAGTGCGTTTCACCGTGCTGGCTCCCCGGCAGGCCCGCCGGATCTGCACGCCGGACGGCAGCTGGAACGCCGTGGACGAACATTCTCTGGATGTAAGACGGCCCTATCGTATAGATCTGCCTTCCGGCGCCAGCATCACTGTATTTTTCTATCACGGTGCCATCTCGCGCGCCGTGGCGTTTGAAAAGCTGCTGCGCGACGGAGAAAGCTTCTGGCACCGCATAGCCGCAGCAGCAGGCGAAGGTCTGCTGACACTGTGCACAGACGGAGAAACCTACGGCCACCACTCCACCTTCGGCGAGATGGCACTGGCCCACGTCCTTGCGCAGGCCTATTCCGGCAGAGACGGCATCCGCCCCACCAACATGGCGGCCTTTCTGGCCCGGCACCCTGCAGAATGGCGCGCAGAACTGCACGAACCATCCTCGTGGAGCTGCGTTCACGGCGTGGAACGCTGGCGTTCGGACTGCGGCTGCACGGACGGCGGGCATCCCGGCTGGAATCAGGCATGGCGCAAACCGCTACGGGACGCACTGGACATTGCAAGCCATGCTGTTGACGCCCATTTCGAAAGCAAGGCACCGGCTCTTTTCACAAACCCGCAACAGGCGCTCTCCGGTTTCGGACTGGTGCTGTGCGGTGCGGAGCAGCGGCAGGACTTCGCCGCGCGGCATATCATGCTGTCAGCTGATGACGCCGCGGCCGGTTCAGCTTGGAAACTGCTGACCATGAAAGAACAGATGCTGGCCGCATATGCCAGCTGCGCCTGGTTTTTTGACGAGCTTTCGCGCATCGAACCGGTCAACGCTCTGACCTATGCCCTGCGGGCACTGGAAATCCGGCGCCAGACAGGCGGCGGAGACATTCCCGAAGAGTTTCTGCGGCAGCTTGAAAAGGCCCTGTCAAACAAGCCGGAAGAAGGCACCGGCAGAACCATTTTTGAAAACCGCGTGCTCCCGCGCTGCGAAACACAGGCATCGCTGGTGCTGCAGGCCCTGCTGACCACAGCCTATCAGGGGAGACTGCAGGCCGGAGTACCGGCCTGTGCCTCGTGGCCGGCAGTGGATGTGGAAATAACAGTCGTTCCCGCCGGCACGGACGGGCAACCCGCGGAAAACAGCCGGAACGCGCCCGCCGCCAGCGGCACGGCCCGGATACGCTGGCATCCCGCGGCATGGGATCAGCCGTTCAGCTGGGAGCTGTGCAACACCTGCGGCCGGACGCTCCGGCGCGGCGGCAACATTCTGCTGTCGCCGCCCGACGGTCTGCAGGTTACGGTGACCGGCACACAGGGGGGCGACTCGTCGTGCGGCTTTGACCAGCTGCCATGGAACAAAAAACAGGCGCTGGCCATGACATACATTCTGCATTCGGTGGCCCAGCGGCGGGCGGATGCGCTGGCCCGCACGCCCGATGCCCTTGCCCTGTTCCTGCCGTGGGAGGAAGCGCAGCAGGATCAGCCGGACGCACACCTGTGGGAGGAATTTGCGCCGGAAATGCTGCTGGCGCTGGCCACCGGAACGGGCCCGCAGGACGCCCGCGCACAGGCCGCCGCGGCATGGCTTTACAAGGTGGAACTGCCGGCAGGTGCGCGCCGCAGGCTGGAAGCAACAGCCCAGCAGACCGCGTTGAAACTGCTGGAGTCCCCTGTGCAGTGGACGGCGCTGGAAAAACTGGTACGCACCCTGTCGGAACATGTGGCCGGACTGGACTGGTGGCCCGTGCAGAACCGCGTATGGGCCATGCGTCCGTGGAACGCGCAGGCAGGTGCGGCAGCCCGCGCGCTGGGATTCAGGCCGGACGAGCCGCAGTAG
- a CDS encoding CBS domain-containing protein: MLLRKRAWDIAREEFPVVRTTDSLAEAMRRLREFQARDSACICALVNDEGGSFAGAISVWDTMRFMERHLLRGSALNGFDESGFDRVFHNACKVAGSTPVSKIMDRHVTVLRPDEPLPLVLEQIVQRGRSYAVVKEGPKVIGVVMITDLYREISGEMT, encoded by the coding sequence ATGCTGTTACGTAAACGAGCCTGGGATATAGCCCGGGAAGAGTTTCCCGTTGTCCGCACCACCGATTCACTGGCCGAGGCCATGCGCCGCCTCAGAGAATTTCAGGCGCGGGATTCCGCCTGTATCTGCGCTCTGGTCAACGATGAGGGCGGCAGTTTTGCCGGTGCAATTTCCGTATGGGACACCATGCGTTTTATGGAAAGGCATCTGCTGCGCGGCAGTGCCTTGAACGGATTTGACGAAAGCGGTTTTGACAGGGTGTTTCACAACGCCTGTAAAGTTGCCGGCTCAACCCCTGTCAGCAAGATAATGGACAGGCATGTGACCGTGCTGCGGCCTGATGAGCCCCTGCCGCTGGTGCTGGAACAGATAGTACAGCGTGGCCGCAGCTATGCCGTGGTCAAAGAAGGACCCAAGGTCATCGGTGTGGTGATGATTACCGACCTGTACCGTGAAATAAGCGGCGAGATGACCTGA
- the gatB gene encoding Asp-tRNA(Asn)/Glu-tRNA(Gln) amidotransferase subunit GatB codes for MAEYEVVIGLEVHAQLRTRSKLFCACSTEFGSEPNTNVCEICSGMPGVLPVVNRKAVEYAVMMGMAVDCTINNDSVFARKNYFYPDLPYGYQISQFERPLCEHGHLDIPVNGGTKRIGITRIHMENDAGKNIHSAADNASYVDLNRAGTPLIEIVSEPDMRSAEEAVAYLKELRSILLYLGICDGNMEEGSFRCDANVSLRPAGQKEFGTRTELKNVNSFRNVQRAIEVEIARQQDLLEDGEKVVQETRLYDAARNVTASMRGKEEAHDYRYFPDPDLIPLHLEDGWLQEWRKALPELPALRRTRFMEQYGLSVQDAELLTAERELADFYEAAVRHGGVPKKVANLMMGEFMRELNERRISVNEAAMTPEAVAELVRLQEEGVVSSKIVHDIFSDLFTSGSMPEAYVKAKGLVQISDSDAIETAVDEVLAENPAEVEAYRGGKTKLMSFFMGQVMRKTRGKANPAVVTGLLTEKLG; via the coding sequence ATGGCTGAATACGAAGTCGTCATAGGGCTGGAGGTGCACGCCCAGCTGCGCACCCGCTCGAAGCTGTTCTGCGCCTGTTCCACGGAATTCGGAAGCGAACCCAATACCAACGTGTGTGAAATCTGTTCCGGCATGCCCGGCGTGCTGCCGGTGGTTAACAGAAAAGCCGTGGAATACGCTGTAATGATGGGCATGGCTGTGGACTGCACCATCAATAACGATTCGGTGTTTGCACGTAAAAACTATTTTTATCCCGATCTGCCCTACGGTTATCAGATTTCGCAGTTCGAGCGGCCGCTGTGCGAACACGGGCATCTTGATATTCCGGTGAACGGCGGCACAAAGCGCATCGGTATAACGCGTATACACATGGAAAATGATGCCGGTAAAAACATTCATTCGGCTGCGGACAACGCCAGCTATGTGGATTTGAACCGTGCCGGAACGCCGCTGATTGAAATCGTCAGCGAACCGGATATGCGCAGCGCGGAAGAAGCCGTGGCCTATCTGAAGGAACTGCGCTCCATACTGCTGTATCTCGGTATCTGTGACGGTAATATGGAAGAAGGCAGCTTTCGCTGCGACGCCAACGTTTCTTTGCGCCCTGCGGGACAGAAAGAATTCGGCACCCGCACGGAACTGAAAAACGTGAACTCGTTCCGCAACGTGCAGCGGGCCATTGAAGTGGAAATAGCCCGCCAGCAGGATTTGCTGGAAGACGGCGAAAAAGTGGTTCAGGAAACACGCCTGTACGATGCCGCCCGCAATGTCACCGCATCCATGCGGGGCAAAGAAGAGGCACACGACTACCGCTACTTCCCCGATCCTGACCTTATTCCTCTGCATCTGGAAGACGGATGGCTGCAGGAATGGCGCAAGGCGCTGCCCGAGTTGCCCGCACTCCGCAGAACACGTTTTATGGAGCAGTACGGACTGTCTGTGCAGGACGCCGAACTGCTTACCGCCGAACGTGAGCTGGCGGATTTTTATGAGGCTGCGGTGCGGCACGGCGGCGTGCCGAAAAAGGTGGCCAATCTGATGATGGGTGAATTCATGCGCGAGCTTAATGAGCGGCGCATCAGCGTGAACGAAGCCGCCATGACTCCCGAAGCCGTGGCCGAACTGGTACGGCTGCAGGAAGAAGGTGTGGTGAGCAGCAAGATTGTGCACGATATCTTTTCTGACCTGTTCACATCGGGGTCCATGCCGGAAGCCTATGTGAAGGCCAAGGGACTGGTGCAGATATCTGATTCGGACGCCATAGAAACCGCAGTGGACGAGGTGCTGGCTGAAAACCCTGCAGAGGTTGAAGCCTACCGCGGCGGCAAGACCAAACTGATGAGCTTCTTTATGGGGCAGGTCATGCGCAAGACCAGAGGCAAAGCCAATCCTGCCGTGGTCACCGGATTGCTGACGGAAAAGCTGGGATAG
- a CDS encoding Bax inhibitor-1/YccA family protein: MLRTAQRSQSRTEVVNAFMRGVYQWMAAGLAVTAVSAFAVASSPALLQLIFGTPMLPLVLMIGLVGLVFYMSARIGTMSAGTATTLFMVYSALNGVVLSSVLIVYATASVFQAFVTAAAMFGAMTVYGMTTKRDLTSMGSFMFMGLIGILIASVVNIFLGSSMMELVISAIGVIVFTGLTAYDSQQLRQMGETAPMDDPVAIRRGTILGALRLYLDFINLFLMLLRLFGGARD; encoded by the coding sequence ATGTTGAGAACCGCCCAGCGCAGCCAGAGCCGTACTGAAGTCGTCAATGCCTTCATGCGCGGCGTGTACCAGTGGATGGCGGCAGGACTGGCCGTAACAGCCGTATCCGCTTTTGCGGTGGCCAGCAGCCCCGCGCTGCTGCAGCTTATTTTCGGCACCCCCATGCTGCCTCTTGTGCTTATGATCGGCCTTGTGGGGCTGGTGTTTTATATGTCGGCCCGCATCGGCACCATGTCTGCAGGCACGGCAACCACGCTGTTTATGGTGTACAGCGCGCTGAACGGCGTTGTGCTCTCCAGCGTACTCATTGTTTATGCCACAGCTTCGGTTTTTCAGGCTTTTGTCACCGCGGCGGCCATGTTCGGCGCCATGACGGTGTATGGCATGACCACCAAACGCGACCTTACATCCATGGGCAGCTTCATGTTCATGGGGCTTATCGGTATTCTTATCGCCTCGGTGGTTAATATCTTCCTCGGCAGCTCCATGATGGAGCTGGTTATCAGCGCCATCGGCGTCATTGTGTTTACCGGGCTTACCGCGTACGATAGCCAGCAGCTGCGCCAGATGGGTGAAACCGCTCCCATGGATGATCCGGTGGCCATACGCCGCGGAACCATTCTTGGCGCGTTGCGGTTGTACCTTGATTTTATCAACCTGTTCCTGATGCTTCTCAGGCTCTTCGGCGGAGCACGGGATTAA
- the rplM gene encoding 50S ribosomal protein L13 — protein sequence MKTFSPKPQDITRDWYVVDAEDKILGRLAAQIAHRLRGKHKPEFAPHVDNGDFIVVVNCEKIAVTGKKLSDKKYYRYSGYVGGLREQTLANVLATKPERALINAVKGMLPRNRLGRAMLKKLKVYAGSEHPHQAQNPQALELKY from the coding sequence ATGAAGACGTTCAGCCCTAAGCCGCAGGACATCACCCGCGACTGGTATGTGGTGGATGCCGAGGACAAAATTCTCGGTCGTCTGGCCGCACAGATCGCGCACCGGCTTCGCGGCAAGCATAAGCCTGAATTTGCCCCGCACGTGGACAACGGCGACTTCATCGTCGTGGTCAACTGCGAAAAGATTGCAGTAACGGGTAAGAAACTTTCCGACAAGAAGTACTACCGTTACTCCGGCTACGTTGGCGGTCTGCGCGAGCAGACTCTGGCAAACGTGCTGGCAACCAAGCCTGAGCGTGCGCTTATCAACGCTGTCAAGGGTATGCTGCCGCGCAACCGTCTGGGTCGCGCCATGCTGAAAAAGCTGAAGGTGTACGCTGGCAGCGAGCACCCCCACCAGGCTCAGAACCCTCAGGCTCTTGAGCTTAAGTACTAA
- the thrB gene encoding homoserine kinase: protein MTQNTYIPRPEPSEQDGCIILIGMAGCGKSTIGAALARHMNWAHMDSDHLIEAHYGTTLQQVADSMDKETFLDVESAVCRRINVRRTVISTGGSVVYRAAGMAHLKSLGPVVYLQVDLPVILERISRNPDRGLAIAPGQTVEDLYNERIALYETYADITVPCTTAGVQECVTAISGLLTELR, encoded by the coding sequence ATGACGCAGAATACATATATTCCCCGTCCCGAACCATCAGAACAGGACGGGTGCATTATCCTCATCGGCATGGCCGGTTGCGGCAAAAGCACCATAGGCGCGGCGCTGGCCCGGCACATGAACTGGGCACACATGGACAGTGATCATCTGATAGAAGCCCATTACGGCACCACCCTGCAGCAGGTTGCCGACAGCATGGACAAAGAGACCTTTCTGGACGTGGAAAGCGCCGTCTGCCGGCGTATAAACGTACGGCGTACCGTCATATCGACCGGCGGCAGCGTGGTGTACAGAGCCGCGGGAATGGCACATCTGAAGTCACTGGGGCCTGTGGTGTACCTGCAGGTTGATCTGCCGGTGATACTGGAACGCATAAGCCGCAACCCTGACCGGGGTCTGGCCATCGCCCCCGGACAGACTGTTGAAGACCTGTACAACGAGCGCATCGCCCTGTATGAAACCTATGCCGATATAACCGTTCCGTGCACCACAGCCGGTGTACAGGAATGTGTCACGGCCATCAGCGGACTGCTGACGGAGTTGAGATGA
- a CDS encoding DsrE family protein encodes MSYSVVFHVDLADPARLGLALTNIDNYLNALPEEQFETVMVVNGPAVQLFKTAEAPHAAQIKALQERGASFRLCANALRKFDIARQDLLADCIVVPAGVVEIVQLQQKGFAYIKP; translated from the coding sequence ATGTCTTATTCCGTCGTATTTCATGTTGACCTTGCCGACCCGGCCCGTCTGGGGCTGGCTCTGACCAATATCGACAACTACCTGAACGCCCTGCCCGAAGAGCAGTTTGAAACAGTCATGGTTGTCAACGGCCCCGCGGTGCAGCTTTTTAAAACCGCTGAAGCCCCGCATGCCGCGCAAATCAAGGCATTGCAGGAACGCGGAGCCTCTTTCCGCCTGTGCGCCAATGCGCTGCGCAAATTCGACATAGCCCGGCAGGATCTGCTGGCAGACTGCATTGTCGTGCCCGCGGGCGTGGTTGAAATAGTGCAGCTGCAGCAGAAAGGATTCGCCTATATAAAACCCTGA
- a CDS encoding HD domain-containing protein — MVSIRKSLLQFVFAGSYMKRWNDKLRPVELLEVDKQAHKMIVAWLLYQQNSDDLDDASRLRLGSDIIEGGIFDYFYRLVITDIKPPVFYRIKDNAQHYAQLSAWVLDELEPLVQPLGEDFWGRMRGWVQRPEKNSRADRILDAAHLFASNWEFRLIESLNRFDDEIEDIGASFDAKLAGFDDLKGMDSLRHATGAVGRFAALCGQLRFQKRWSQTPRIPETSVLGHMFLVACYSYFFSLAVNACGARRQNNFFIGLFHDLPELLTRDIISPVKKSVEELDAVIKEYEEAELRRKVLNPLEEEGFGGIAARLSYYLGLEVGSEFTEAVVDNGNVLAVDFELLQSRYNHDRFDPRDGRMLKTCDTLAAFIEAYTAVRNGISSDQLQAALWRLRDKNRRTVIGPVHVGALFADFD; from the coding sequence ATGGTGAGCATCCGCAAGAGCCTTTTGCAGTTTGTATTTGCAGGCTCTTACATGAAACGCTGGAATGACAAACTGCGCCCTGTGGAACTGCTGGAAGTGGACAAACAGGCGCACAAGATGATCGTGGCGTGGCTGCTTTACCAGCAGAATTCGGATGACCTTGACGACGCAAGCCGTCTGCGTCTGGGCAGCGACATTATCGAAGGCGGCATTTTTGACTATTTTTACCGTCTTGTCATCACAGACATCAAGCCGCCCGTATTTTACCGCATCAAGGACAATGCCCAGCATTATGCCCAGCTTTCGGCCTGGGTGCTGGATGAACTGGAACCGCTGGTGCAGCCACTGGGCGAAGATTTCTGGGGGCGTATGCGCGGGTGGGTGCAGCGTCCGGAAAAAAATTCCAGAGCGGACCGTATTCTGGATGCCGCGCATCTTTTTGCCAGCAACTGGGAGTTCCGGCTTATTGAGTCGCTGAACCGTTTTGACGACGAAATCGAAGATATCGGAGCTTCGTTCGATGCCAAGCTGGCGGGGTTTGATGACCTGAAGGGCATGGACAGCCTGCGGCATGCCACGGGGGCAGTGGGCCGGTTTGCGGCGTTGTGCGGCCAGCTGCGTTTTCAGAAACGCTGGTCGCAGACACCGCGCATCCCCGAAACGTCAGTGCTCGGCCATATGTTTCTGGTGGCATGCTATTCGTATTTTTTCAGCCTTGCCGTCAACGCATGCGGCGCGCGCAGGCAGAATAATTTTTTCATCGGTCTGTTTCACGACCTGCCGGAGCTGCTGACCCGCGACATTATTTCTCCTGTAAAAAAGTCGGTGGAAGAGCTGGACGCTGTGATAAAGGAATACGAAGAAGCCGAACTGCGCCGCAAGGTGCTGAACCCGCTGGAAGAAGAGGGCTTCGGGGGCATTGCCGCGCGTCTGTCGTATTATCTTGGTCTGGAGGTGGGGTCGGAGTTTACAGAGGCGGTTGTGGATAACGGCAATGTACTGGCGGTGGACTTTGAGCTTTTGCAGAGCAGGTACAACCACGACCGGTTTGACCCGCGCGACGGAAGAATGCTGAAAACCTGCGATACGCTGGCCGCGTTTATCGAGGCGTATACCGCTGTGCGCAACGGCATCAGTTCTGATCAGCTGCAGGCGGCTTTGTGGCGGTTGCGTGACAAAAACCGCCGCACGGTCATCGGGCCGGTGCATGTGGGAGCCCTTTTTGCCGACTTTGACTGA
- a CDS encoding MucR family transcriptional regulator, which translates to MDDYLKEALEIVKAQASVRNMTEDEITSMVMKLASGIKGICEGSVTPDGGMDAQAAQRSIKEKTITCLECGKSFKIITKKHLALHDLDAVSYREKWGFKKNTPLVCKSLQRERRKKMKDMQLWEKRRKQPAE; encoded by the coding sequence ATGGATGACTATCTGAAGGAAGCGCTGGAGATTGTGAAAGCGCAGGCAAGCGTTCGGAATATGACTGAAGATGAAATTACGTCAATGGTCATGAAGCTTGCCAGTGGAATCAAAGGAATATGCGAAGGCTCTGTGACTCCTGACGGGGGGATGGACGCACAGGCTGCGCAGCGCTCTATCAAGGAAAAAACAATTACCTGCCTTGAGTGCGGAAAGAGCTTTAAAATTATCACTAAAAAGCATCTGGCTCTGCACGACCTTGATGCCGTTTCCTACCGTGAAAAATGGGGATTTAAAAAGAATACCCCGCTGGTCTGCAAATCGTTGCAGCGTGAACGCCGCAAAAAGATGAAAGATATGCAGCTGTGGGAAAAACGCCGCAAGCAACCTGCTGAATAA